ATTTTTTTGAACATGCGTCAGGCCGCAGCCGTGGATCCGTGGCTATCTGTGTCCATCGGTGGTCCTGATGGCGAACAAGCGCTCGCCATACTGGACCGGCTTGCCGTTCTCCACGTATACGTTCGCAATCTCGCCGTCGTACTCCGACGTGATCTCGTTCATCAGCTTCATCGCCTCGATGATACAGACCACCTGGTCCTTCTTGACGTGCTGGCCGATCTCCACGAACGACGCCGCGCCCGGCTCGGGCGAGCGGTAGAACGTGCCGACGATCGGCGACTTCACGACCGCGAGTTCGACCGTCGCCTCGTCGAGGTCGGCTGCCGCCGCAGCCGCGCTGGCCGCACCGGCCTGGGCCGGCGCCGACACGATGGCGAACGGACTCGCCGGCGTCATCGACATCGGTCCCCCCGGCGGCAGCGGCGCCGGATGGTAGGTCGGCACCACGCCCGCCTTACGAACGCGCAGCTTCAGGCCGTCTCGCTCGAGCTCGAACTCGGCGAGTTCGTGCTCGCGCACCAGCGCCAGAATCTTTTCGATCTCAGAAAAGTCCATTCCGCTCCGCTGCGGAGGTTGGGCCTCCGGGTAGTGGCCTTCCAAAACACTCGCCAACACCCGGCCGCCAACCCCTACCTAGTCAGTACCTCGCACCCACTCTCGGTCACCAGCACGTCGTCTTCGATGCGTACCCCGCCGACCCCGGGAACGTAGGCGCCGGGCTCGATCGTGAACACCATCCCGGCCTCGACGCGCACATCCGGAAGCCGCGGAGACGGCTTGCCGATGCGCGGCTCCTCGTGCACCTCGAGGCCCAGACCGTGGCCCGTGCCATGGCCGAAGGCCTCTCCAAGACCGTGTCGTTCCAGCACGCCGCGCGCAGCGGCGTCGATCGCGCTCGCCGCGACCCCTGGCCGGACCGTCGCCAACGCGGCCTGCTGCGCCTCCGACACCGCCGCGTACAAGCCTCGCAGCGCCTCGGAAGGGGCGCCAAGCTGAACCGTACGCGTAAGATCCACGCAGTATCCTGCGTAGACCCCCCCAAAGTCCAGCACCGTCGCGTCCCCAGTCTGGACCGTCCGCAGCGTCGGGCGGGCGTGCGGCAACGCGCTGTTGGGCCCGGACGCGACGATCGTCTCGAACGCCGGCCGGGAGAACCCGGCGGCGCGGAGCGCCTGCTCGATGTCTTCGGCGATCGCCCGTTCCGTGCGCCCCTCCAGGATCAGCGCGGTCAACCCGGAAGCGACCCGCGACAGCCGCCGGCCGGCTTCGCGGAGCGCCGCGATCTCCTCCGCATCCTTGATCACTCGCGCCTGCTCGACCAGCCGCTCGGTCGGTACCAGCACCGGCGTTGGCGCATGCGATCGCAACGGCAGCGGCGCGCGGGACGCCAGGCCGGCCGAGATCGCATTGAAGCGGCCGACCGGCAGGTAGGCAGCCTCGATGCCGACCCGTGCGACGCGTTCGCGGCCCAACAGCTCGACGATCGCCTCGTCGTACGAGCGCTCGACCGTGCCGATGCTGAGCAGATCGCCGAGTGAGGCGACCAGCGCCGACGCGGCGGTCACGTAGCGGAAGTCGACCACGAGGAGACACCGGCGCTCCGGCAGCACGATGGCGGTGCCGGCGGTGCCGACGAAGCCGGTCAGGTAGCGCAGATTGGGCAGGTGCGTGATCACCAGCGCGTCGAGCCCGGCCGCAGCCATGCTGCCGCGAACCCGGGCCAGCCGATCCGCGATGTGAGCTGGGTTCGGGGTCACGCGTGGCGCGCCGACTCGATCGCGCCAAGAAAGCGTTCGAGACGCACCAGCATGGCCGCGACGTAGGGATCGGGGCCGTCGGGCGCGACATCCCGGTCCGCGAAGACCGCCGCCTCGAGCGGGACCGATGGCGGATCGGCAGCCGCACGCGCGCCCGGCAGCGGCCCGGGCTCGGGCTCCTGCTCTGGGGCGGAGTCGGCCGCCGCCGGGTCGGTCCGGACAACGACGGGAGCCTCGAATGCGATGGTTGCGGCTTCGAACGCGATCGGCGGCGGCGCCGGCAGTTTGAGCGCGGCGGACAACATGTCGATCGGTTCGGCGGCAGGGGCCGGGGCCGGCACCGGCGGCGGCGCTTCGGCCTGCCGGGCCCGGCTTTCGGCGGCGAGCCGAATCGGCTCCTGCGCCAGCGCGTGGAGATCCGGATGCATCTCAGCCGATTGACCGAGCCGATCGTGGATTTGGGCGAGGCCGCGGATCGCGGCCAGATTCTCGGGTGCCGAGCGAAGGACCGTCTCGAGCTCTTCGCGCGCGGCCTCGAGCGCGCCCATCTCGATGAGCGCGCGGCCAAGCGTGACGCGCGCCGAGAGGTAGGCGGGATGCCGCTGAAGCCCGGTGCGGCAGGTTTCGATCGCCTCGTCGAACCGGCCGGTGCGGCGATACTCCTCGGCGAGCGCCGCGAAGGCGATCGACGCCGGGTCCGCCTGGACCCGGCGTCGCAATTCCTCTATCCGAGGGTTCTCCGGCACGAGTACGACTTTACCACCAGGCCGTCACGGATTGATCGTGATGGCCTTGGTGATGCTGCCTGTCTTACCGGCGCTGTCGGTGACCGTTAGCAGGACGTTGTAGGTCGTCGCCACGCCGCCCACGACCGGGAACGAGTGGTTGACGACCTGGCCCGTGCCCGAGCCTCCGTCGCCGAACGACCACGAGTAGGACACGATCGTGCGTCCACCGAACGGCTGCGACGGCGAGCCGTCGAAGGTGACATTCTGGCCGGCGCGCGGGGCCGACGGGTTGAAGGTGAAGTCGGGCGCCGGGTTGCCGTTCGTCACGGTGATCGCCTGCGACGTCAGGTCCGACTTGCGGCCGGCATCGTCGGTCGTCTTGAGGGTCACGGTATAGCTGCCGGCCAGCGGGTACGAGTGGGTCACGAGCGGACCGTCGGCGAGCGTGCCGTCGCCGAAATTCCACGCCCACGACGTGATGGTGTGGCCCGGCTCGGCCTGCGAGCCCGACGCGTTGAAGTTGATCTGTTGATCGATGATCGGGGACGACGGCGAAGTCACGAACGTGGCCGTCGGGATCTGTCCCTGGCCGATCGTCAGCGAGTGCGTCACGTTCTGGGTGCGGCCGAGACTGTCCGTGATCGTCAGCGACACGGGGAACGAGCCAGACTTGGTGTAGGTGTGGGTGACGTTGCGGCCGCTTCCGCTGCCGCCGTCGCCGAACGTCCACTGGTACGACGACACCTGCGCGGTGGCGTCCGCACCTGAGGCATCGACGACCGTCGCCTGGAACTGCGTCGGGTTGCCCACCGTCACGGTCGGCACGACGAAGTCGGGCTTCAGGGTACTCGGCGGCGCGCCGACGGCGCCGGGCGGCATCAGGCGGATCGAGGCCTGCACCGGATTGTTGTTGGCGAAGTCGGTGCTGAGCGGCGCGATGCTGATTGCCACGATCGTGCCGCTGTCCTGGTTGAGGACCGGTGCCGGTGGCGCCGTGTAGGTGACCGTGGCGCGGCCGGCCGCGTCGGTCACCAGGTTGCGCGCCGACAAGGAGCCGAAGTCGGTGACGGCGCCGCCGACGCTGATCTGCGCGCGAAGCGGCAGGCTGGCGTACGGCTGCCCGTTCGGCCCGAAGGCGCTGATCAGTACCAGCGATTGCGATTGCCCGTCCTGCGTGAGAATGTCGGGCGTCACCGTCACCTGGAGTGACGTGCCGTTGCCCGAGGGACCGCTCAACGCCGGCGCCGCCTGCTGATCGTGCACCGTGCAGGAGGACAGCGCGGTGAGCGCGCAGACGAACGGAAGAATGCGAAGTGATCGTGCCATAGCCATATCCGCCCTAGTCGCCCCAGTTGCCAAAATCGACGTTGATGCGGCCGACGACCGTGACGGCATTGCCGTTCTGGTCGCGCCCGTAGAGGGTCACTTCGGCGACCGTCGAGATCACCTGACCGTTGCCGCCCGCCAGCGCCGCGAGCGGCGCCTCCTGCTTGGCCTGAACGCGCACCAGCGTGAAGCCGACGCTGCCGGTGTTGGTGCCGGCCGGGCTGCCGATGGTCGCGCCGAGGCCGCCGTCGAATTCATACGGGACATCGACGCCCTGCACGTTGTGACCGTCGGAGCGGATGTACTTGACGTGATACTGCGTCATCGTCACCGCGTTGGCTGCTGACGGCGTCGCGAGCACGTCCTTCATCTGCAGTTCGAGCGAGGCCTGGCCGTTGTCGGCGAAGACCGTCGACACGCCGTTGACCATCGTGACCACGTCCGACGCCAGGTTGCCGCTGAACGTGCCGGAGTTCGCGCCGCCGCCCTTGGCACCCTGCAGGCTGGTCAACACCAGGTAGGCCGGCGAGTTGCCGGTGCGCACCGCGTCGCTGCACGAGGTCGCCGCGAGCGCGGCGATCACGACGCCGAGCAACCGGATCCGTCCGCCCCAGACAGCCTTGCCGCGGCCCGCGGCCTTCGTGTGTTCGAGATTCGACATGCAACTACCCTCGGAGGATGCGCGGCGTGATGAAGATCAACAGCTCGCGGCTCGAATCGGTGACCGAGTTGCGCTGGAACAGCCATTTCAGGATCGGAACGCGATAGAGGTACGGCGTGCGGTCGTTCGAGTCCGTCTCGGTGCTGACGAAGATGCCGCCGATCACGGTCGTGGCGCCGTCGTTCACCTGTACGGTCGTCGTCGCACGCTGTGTGTCGATCGGCGGAATGCCGTTGACCTGCCGGCTGAAGTCGGGGGTCTCGTTGGTCAGCGCGACGTTCATGATCACGGTATTGGCGGCGGTGATCTGCGGCGTCACGCTCAGCTTCAGCGTCGCGTCGCGGAAGCTGACCGCCACAGTGTTGTTGGCGACGGTCTGAATCGGGATCTGGACGCCCTGCGCGACCTCGGCCTGCTGGTTGTTCTGTGTCGTCAGCCGCGGCGTCGAGAGGATGCGCCCCTTGCCGGTGTTCTCGAGCGCGGTCAGGGCCACGTCGAGGTTGAACGCGCCGTTGATCGATCCGAGAGCCAGCCCGATCGCGGAGGTCGGCGCCGCCGCCGGCAGGTTGACCGCCGTCGCCGTGTCTGAGGTCGGCGTCGTCGACGGACGCGGATCGGTCGGCCCCTGGGTCCCGCCGACGCGGCCGCCGACCGATCCGTTGTTCGGGAAAGCCAGCCCGGTCGTGTTGCCGATCTGCGCGTTGGCGCGGCCGTTGAAGCCCCACTGGATGCCGAGCGCGCGCGCGAAGTCACGCGAGGTCTGCACGATGCGCGCTTCCACTTCGACCTGCGGCTGCGGTTTGTCGAGCGTGCCGATGAGCGACTGCGCGGTCTGCAGGTGATCGGGCAGATCCATCAGGATGAGCGTGTTCGTCCGGGTGTCGGTCTGGATCTGGCCGCGCGCCGACATCGCCGATTTCAGGATCACCGGGCCGAGATCGTTCGCCTTGGCGTAGCTCAGGTTGAAGGTGCGAACCTGCAGCTCGCCGGCGAGCGCCTGCTGGGCCTGGTAATCCGCCTGCTCCTTCTTCTCTGCGCTGAGCACCGCGATCGGCGCGATCCGCATGATGTTGCCGTCGACGGTGTAGCTCAACTTGTTGGAGCGGAGGATCTGCTCGAGCGCCTGGTCCCACGGCACGTCGGTGAGCACGACGTTGACACGCCCCTGCACCGCCGGGTCGATGATCATGTTGAGGCCGCTGATCTGCGAGAAGAGCCGCAGCACGACGCGCAGGTCGGAATCCTCGAAGTCGAAACTGACCGGCGGACCGGTGTACTGCTTCGGCGCGGTGCCGGGCACCTCCTGGGTCAGGGTCGGCTGCGCCCCCGGCGCCGGGGTCTGCGGGGCCTGCGTCTGCGGCGCCTGCGTCGTGGTCACGGGCGGCGGGAGCTGACGACCGGGAGACGACGATGCCGGCGCCGCCACCGCCGCAGGTGATCGCGGCTGCGGACGCGCCGCCGGGACGACCGGGACGGCGCCGTCGATTCGTTTGCCGGAATCCGCCGGGGCCGCCACCAGTGCGTCCACCGGATCCTGTGGCACGAGCGGCGCCGCGTTCGCCATCGCCTGCGCCATCGTCAGCACGTCGCCGTCGTTCTTTTCCGTTCTCTCCGCCGCGCTCGATCCGACCGGCGGCGCGACCATGATCGCTCCGCCGGCCTTCGGGCCTTCGAACACGACCGCGAGATCGCGCCCGTCGGCGCCCGTGCGCTCGACGTGATACGTGGCGGTCGGCGAAATCTCCATGACGACCCGCGTCAGCAGCGGATCCCGGCTGTTCAGCGCGACCCGCACCTGCTTGACGAAAGCGCCGTCGACGCTCGTCTTGCTGATCGAGCCGGGGGACACGTTCGGGAAATCGAGGACCAGCCGGCGCGGCGCCTCGTCCGACTCGGTCAGCGACGACGGCACGAGACGCCCGTTGCCGGAGAGCGTGACGGTGGTCGACGTGCGGGTATGGCTGGCATGGACCTTCTGAATCGTCGTGGCGGTCGCGACGGTCGTATCGTCGGAACCAGCGGCGTGGCGGACGTCCGTCGGCGTTCCGCCTTCACGCGCGGCGGCGGCGTGCGGCGCCTCGGGCTCGAGGTCCAGGCGGATCACGTTACGCGCGCTCCGCACCGTATAGGCGGCCGGCGAGGCCAGCGCGACGCGCACGCGGGCGAGGTCCTGTCCGTCGACAGCGGTTGCCTGCTCGAGGGTGACCCCGGCCAGCGGTCCGATGCGGGCGACCTGGGCGGCCGCGTCGGCGACGCGCACGTTTCGCAGATCGACGAGCACCGTCATCGGATCGGGGCGGCTCACCGCGTACGCGACCGGTTCGGTCGCCTCGATCAGCACCGCGGCCGTGCGGCCGGTCCCCTGCGACGACACACCGAGGAGGCGGACGCCGGGCGATGCCGCCGCGGCCGTCAGGCCTCCGCACAGCGCCGCCGCCAGCGTCGCAGCGGCGAGCTTCTTGATCAGTGTCATCTTTGTCTCCGCGCCCTTCACCGTGCCTCCGCCCGGATGGCTTTCCGCACTTCGCGCTGCTTCACCAGCGACAGCGGATCGTTGACGTCCTGGGTGAACACCACCTCGACGGCGGTGACGGCCTTGATCGCGCCGTCGAGCACCTTCTCGCCGGCGTGCCCGATGTAGGACTTGCTGTCGGGTGCCTGCAGCAGCGCCACGAACTCCCCTTTCGGCGTCTTCATCACGCCCTTCAATGTCAGCTCGTTGATCATGAGCCCCGGCAGGCCCTGCGGCCGCGCGCCAGTCGCTACCCCGTCGTTGCCACGGCCGAGCAGCGACACGAACGGATCGCGGCGTCCCGCCGGATCGTAGGTGTAGCCGGAGGCGGAGCCCGGTTGCGCGCCTGACCTAACTGGCGGGGCCGGGGCGGCCGGCGGTGCCGGCGGGACCTGTTCCGCAGGCTTCTGCCCTGACGGGGTCAGCGCTTCCGCGTTCTTCTGCTGGGCCGCTTCAGTCTTGGCTCTCGCGTCCTTCGCGGCGTTGATGGCGGCCGCGGCATTGGGGATCTGCGCCGCCACGACGGACGACCACGCGAACGCCGCGAGCGCTGCCGCGACAACACCGAGGCTCCCCTGCCAGATTCCCATTCTGTTGGCGCGATTCATCGTCAGTCTCATCGCCATCACCTCGCCGGCGGCGGGCCGCCGCGGCCGCCACGGCCGGCGCTCTCCTGGAGGACGAACGTGGTGGCGGTGAGTGTCGCGGTGATCGTGGAGTTGCTCGCCTGCACGGGCTTGGCGGAGATCGAGATGTCGCCGACGTTGATGATGCGCTGGAACTTGGCGACCCGATCGAAGAAGAGCGCGAGGTTGTGGAACGAGCCGTCGGCGATCAGCTGGTACGGCACCTCGAGGTAGAGCGGCTGCTGCTTCGTCGGCGCGGGGGTGAAGCGCAGCAGGGTCAGGTTCGACTGCGTCGCCAGCGCCTGGATGCGGCGCAGCGTGTCGGCGACGTCCTTCTGCTCGGGCAGCACGTTCTTCAGGGCATCGAGGCGCCGCTCGAGATCGGTCACCTGGCTCTGGAATTCGCCGAGCCGGCGCGCCGTCGCGACGCCCTTGTTGATGTCGGCGCGCAGATTGGTGAGGCGGCTGTGCTTCATCGCGATTTCGGCGCTGACCTCGGTCACGTAGTAGGTGTAGAAGCCGTAGACCGACAGCACGGCCATCACGACGAAGGCCCCGATCTGGGCGTACCACGGCAGCTTGCTGAGCGAGATATCCATCTAGAAGCGTTCCCTGTTCACTTCCGACAACGGCCAACTCATTTCGCCGGCGCGGCTCCGCGCGCGACCGGCGCCGGCGCCGGCGGTGCGTCCGGGTTGTCCGACGTCGCCCGCACCGTGAAGCGCACCAGATCGCCGCCCGGCGTCGGCTCCACGGTGCTGTCCACGATCTCGACCGGGCGCTTGAACCATCGGCTGGCTTCGAGATTGGCGACGAAATCCGAGAGCGCGGTCAGCGACGTCGTCTGGCCGGCGATCGAGAACTCGGCGCCGTGCTGCTGCATCGCGATCAGCCAGAGCCGATCGGGCAGCGCCTTGCTGACCTCGTCGAGGAGGTGCACCGGTCCCTGCTGGCCGTGGCGGAGCTGCTCGATGAGCGTGACGCGCTGCTGCAGCTGCGCCTTGCGCGTCTCGAACTTCTGCACCGACGAGAGGACGGTGCGGAGCTGGTTGGCTTCCACCTCGGCGCGGGCGATGTCGGTGTCGAGCCGCAGGTTCTCCTGGCGCAGCGCCCAGAACCACCAGCCGACGCCGACGACCGTCGAGAGCAGGATCAGCGCCGCGCCGATCGTCACGCGCTGCGCCGCGGTGACGATGCTGCCGCCGGCCGCGACCTTCTTCTTCGCCGGGGCGCCGCGCTCGCTGGCCAGCAGGTTGATGCGGATCATCGGTCACCCACCCGGCGGAGCGCCAGCCCCACCGCGACCGCCACCGTCGGCGCGATCTCCGACGGATCGATCTTGAACTTCTTGGCGTCGAACGCCACCTTCCTGAACGGATCGAACGTTTCGACCGGCGCCTCGAACCGCTCGGTGAGCATCTCGGTGAAGCTCTCGGCGCGCGACGCGCCGCCGCTCAGCACGATGCGGTCGATCTTTTCCGACGCCGCGGTCGCCTTGAAAAAATCGAAGGTCTTCTGGATTTCCAGCATGACGTTCTCGGTCACGGCGCGCAGCACGGGCCGGGCATCGTCGTAGCTGACGCCGTCGGCCGGCTGGCCGCGCTTGAGCGCGTCGGCGGTGTCGAACGGCAGGCTCAGTTCGCGCTGCAGCGCCTCGGTGTAGGCGTTGCCGCCGATCGAGATGTCGCGGGTGAAGACCGACTGGTCGCCGTGCAGGATGTTGATGTTGGTGGCGCTGGCGCCGGCGTTGAGGAGCACGATGACCGCGTTCCCCTCGATCCCGTAGTTGACCTCGTAGGCGTTCTGCAGGGCGAAGGCGTCGACGTCGACGACCACCGCGCTGCGCCCCGCCTGCGCGATGACGCCGGTGTAGTCGGCGATCTTCTCCTTCTTGGCGGCCACCAGCAGCACATCCATCGTGCCCTTGCCGGCGGCGGCGTCGCCCTTGTCGAGAATCTGGTAGTCGAGGTTGACGTCCTGGATGTCGAACGGGATGTACTGCTCCGCCTCCCAGTAAATCGATTCCGAGAGCTCCGCTTCCGACATGACCGGCAGCGAGATCTTCTTGACGATGACGGCGTTGCCGGAGAGCGAGGCGGCAACGTCGCGGGTCTTGATCCCGCGCCCGTCGAACAGCCGGCGGATCGAGTCGGCGACGGCGGTCGCGTCAATGATGGCTCCGTCGACAATGCTGTCGGGCGGCAGCGGCTCGGTGCCGAAGCCGGTGACGCGGTACGACTTGCCGACCGCCTTCAGTTCGACGGCCTTGACGGCCGCCGATCCGATGTCGAGCCCGACAAGCGCCTTCGCTCTACGAAACACAGTTCACCCCAGAGTCCATCGCGTGGTTTATCGGCTGGTCGAGGTTGCGAGATAGGGGAGGGCAAGCGAGGTGCCACTGCCGGTCCACGTTCAATTCCGGTAGATTCACGCAGATCTGGTATCGACGGCGGCGTGGCGGCCGTGGCACGGTTACGTCTTTGTCGGGTCGGTCACAATTGTGTAATCTTGACAACATGCCTAATTGGCGGTATCCTCTTGGTTTGCCGTCCTTTGAAAGGTAGAGAGAGGGATTCCATGCGTTCGTTTGTACCCACGGCCGGCCCCAACGGGGTCCACGTGGAGCGGCAGTGGCATGTCATCGACGCGGAGGGCCAGGTGCTCGGCCGCGTGGCGACCGAGGCGGCCCGGCTGCTGCAGGGCAAGCACAAGGCGATCTATACCCCGCACATCGACACCGGCGATCACGTGGTGATCGTGAACGCTGCGAAGGTGCGGTTGACCGGCCGCAAGGAAGAACAGAAGCTCTATCGCTACCACTCGGGCTACGAGGGGGGCGTGCGTGAAGAGCGCGCCAAGGACGTACGCGTCAAGCAGCCGGCGCGGATTGTCGAGGAAGCGGTGCGCGGCATGCTGCCGAAGACACGGATGGGCGAGGCCATGTGGCGCAAGCTGAAGGTCTACGCCGGCGGCACGCACCCGCACGCGCCGCAGCAGCCGAAGGAAAAGAAGCTTACCAGCAGGAGCGAGGTCGTATAAGTCGTGGCAGCAGCAATCCAGTATTACGGCACCGGCCGGCGCAAGACATCGACGGCCCGAGTATTCCTCAGACCCGGTAGCGGCGTCGTCACGATCAACCGGAGGCCCCTCGATCAGGCCTTCCCCACCGAAGCGCTCCGCACCCAGATCAGACGACCGCTGGCCATCACCGAAACGACCGACAAGTTCGACATCCTGGCCACGATCGCCGGCGGCGGCCTGTCCGGCCAGGCTGGCGCGCTGCGGCTCGGCATCGCCCGCGCGCTCGTCGAATACAACCTCGAGCTGCGGCCGCAGTTGAAGAAGGAAGGCTTCCTGACGCGCGACGCGCGCATCAAGGAGCGCAAGAAGTACGGACAGAAGGGCGCGCGCAAGCGCTTCCAGTTCAGCAAGCGCTAGTCATGGGCTCAGTGGCAGTGAATGATGGAGGGACTTTGAACGGGATCGCGCTGAAGGATCTACTCGAGGCCGGCGTCCACTTCGGACATCAGACGAAGCGCTGGAACCCGAAGATGAAGCAGTACATCTTCGGCGAGCGCAACGGGATCTACATCATCGACCTCGCCAAGACGGCCAAGCTGTTCAAGGACGCCGAACGGTTCATCCACGACCTGGCCGCCGAGGGGCGCACGATTCTGTTCGTCGGCACCAAGCGGCAGGCCCAGGATGCGATCGCGGAAGAAGCCCAGCGCTCCGGCATGTACTTCGTGAACCAGCGCTGGCTCGGTGGCCTGCTCACCAACTTCACCACCATTCAGCGCAGTCTGGCCCGGCTCCGCGATCTCGAGGCGATGGAAACCGACGGCCGCTACGAAACCGCGACCAAGAAGGAAATCGCCCAGTTCGAGAAGGAAAAGAAGAAGCTCCAGAAGAACCTGGAAGGCATCCGCACGATGAGCCGCCTGCCCGACGCCATCTTCGTGGTCGACACCCGCAAGGAGAAGATCGCGGTCGACGAGGCGCGCAAGCTCAAGATTCCGGTGATCGGCGTGGTCGACACCAACTGTGATCCGGACGAAGTCGACTACGTCATCCCCGGCAACGACGACGCGCTGCGCGCCATCCGCCTCTTCGCCAGCAAGGTCGCCGACGCGGCCATCGCCGGCCGCGGCATCGCCGACGCGAATCGCGGCGACGACGCCGGCGACGGCGACGATCGCGGCCGCCGTTCGCGTCCGAACCGCCCGGCGCCGCGCGCCGAAGCAGCCACGACACCGGCATCGGTCTAGGAACGGCAGCAGCCGTTCGATGAACGCCGGCCGAATCCCTGGCCGGCGTTTGTATGTACAGCGCCGCCGCAGCAGCAACCCAGTGGAGTGATAAGAGAATGGCGACTATGGCAAT
This sequence is a window from Vicinamibacterales bacterium. Protein-coding genes within it:
- a CDS encoding PilN domain-containing protein; translation: MIRINLLASERGAPAKKKVAAGGSIVTAAQRVTIGAALILLSTVVGVGWWFWALRQENLRLDTDIARAEVEANQLRTVLSSVQKFETRKAQLQQRVTLIEQLRHGQQGPVHLLDEVSKALPDRLWLIAMQQHGAEFSIAGQTTSLTALSDFVANLEASRWFKRPVEIVDSTVEPTPGGDLVRFTVRATSDNPDAPPAPAPVARGAAPAK
- a CDS encoding PKD domain-containing protein, with protein sequence MARSLRILPFVCALTALSSCTVHDQQAAPALSGPSGNGTSLQVTVTPDILTQDGQSQSLVLISAFGPNGQPYASLPLRAQISVGGAVTDFGSLSARNLVTDAAGRATVTYTAPPAPVLNQDSGTIVAISIAPLSTDFANNNPVQASIRLMPPGAVGAPPSTLKPDFVVPTVTVGNPTQFQATVVDASGADATAQVSSYQWTFGDGGSGSGRNVTHTYTKSGSFPVSLTITDSLGRTQNVTHSLTIGQGQIPTATFVTSPSSPIIDQQINFNASGSQAEPGHTITSWAWNFGDGTLADGPLVTHSYPLAGSYTVTLKTTDDAGRKSDLTSQAITVTNGNPAPDFTFNPSAPRAGQNVTFDGSPSQPFGGRTIVSYSWSFGDGGSGTGQVVNHSFPVVGGVATTYNVLLTVTDSAGKTGSITKAITINP
- a CDS encoding Xaa-Pro peptidase family protein, which codes for MTPNPAHIADRLARVRGSMAAAGLDALVITHLPNLRYLTGFVGTAGTAIVLPERRCLLVVDFRYVTAASALVASLGDLLSIGTVERSYDEAIVELLGRERVARVGIEAAYLPVGRFNAISAGLASRAPLPLRSHAPTPVLVPTERLVEQARVIKDAEEIAALREAGRRLSRVASGLTALILEGRTERAIAEDIEQALRAAGFSRPAFETIVASGPNSALPHARPTLRTVQTGDATVLDFGGVYAGYCVDLTRTVQLGAPSEALRGLYAAVSEAQQAALATVRPGVAASAIDAAARGVLERHGLGEAFGHGTGHGLGLEVHEEPRIGKPSPRLPDVRVEAGMVFTIEPGAYVPGVGGVRIEDDVLVTESGCEVLTR
- the rplM gene encoding 50S ribosomal protein L13, with translation MRSFVPTAGPNGVHVERQWHVIDAEGQVLGRVATEAARLLQGKHKAIYTPHIDTGDHVVIVNAAKVRLTGRKEEQKLYRYHSGYEGGVREERAKDVRVKQPARIVEEAVRGMLPKTRMGEAMWRKLKVYAGGTHPHAPQQPKEKKLTSRSEVV
- the pilQ gene encoding type IV pilus secretin PilQ, with amino-acid sequence MTLIKKLAAATLAAALCGGLTAAAASPGVRLLGVSSQGTGRTAAVLIEATEPVAYAVSRPDPMTVLVDLRNVRVADAAAQVARIGPLAGVTLEQATAVDGQDLARVRVALASPAAYTVRSARNVIRLDLEPEAPHAAAAREGGTPTDVRHAAGSDDTTVATATTIQKVHASHTRTSTTVTLSGNGRLVPSSLTESDEAPRRLVLDFPNVSPGSISKTSVDGAFVKQVRVALNSRDPLLTRVVMEISPTATYHVERTGADGRDLAVVFEGPKAGGAIMVAPPVGSSAAERTEKNDGDVLTMAQAMANAAPLVPQDPVDALVAAPADSGKRIDGAVPVVPAARPQPRSPAAVAAPASSSPGRQLPPPVTTTQAPQTQAPQTPAPGAQPTLTQEVPGTAPKQYTGPPVSFDFEDSDLRVVLRLFSQISGLNMIIDPAVQGRVNVVLTDVPWDQALEQILRSNKLSYTVDGNIMRIAPIAVLSAEKKEQADYQAQQALAGELQVRTFNLSYAKANDLGPVILKSAMSARGQIQTDTRTNTLILMDLPDHLQTAQSLIGTLDKPQPQVEVEARIVQTSRDFARALGIQWGFNGRANAQIGNTTGLAFPNNGSVGGRVGGTQGPTDPRPSTTPTSDTATAVNLPAAAPTSAIGLALGSINGAFNLDVALTALENTGKGRILSTPRLTTQNNQQAEVAQGVQIPIQTVANNTVAVSFRDATLKLSVTPQITAANTVIMNVALTNETPDFSRQVNGIPPIDTQRATTTVQVNDGATTVIGGIFVSTETDSNDRTPYLYRVPILKWLFQRNSVTDSSRELLIFITPRILRG
- the accB gene encoding acetyl-CoA carboxylase biotin carboxyl carrier protein; this translates as MDFSEIEKILALVREHELAEFELERDGLKLRVRKAGVVPTYHPAPLPPGGPMSMTPASPFAIVSAPAQAGAASAAAAAADLDEATVELAVVKSPIVGTFYRSPEPGAASFVEIGQHVKKDQVVCIIEAMKLMNEITSEYDGEIANVYVENGKPVQYGERLFAIRTTDGHR
- the pilM gene encoding type IV pilus assembly protein PilM yields the protein MFRRAKALVGLDIGSAAVKAVELKAVGKSYRVTGFGTEPLPPDSIVDGAIIDATAVADSIRRLFDGRGIKTRDVAASLSGNAVIVKKISLPVMSEAELSESIYWEAEQYIPFDIQDVNLDYQILDKGDAAAGKGTMDVLLVAAKKEKIADYTGVIAQAGRSAVVVDVDAFALQNAYEVNYGIEGNAVIVLLNAGASATNINILHGDQSVFTRDISIGGNAYTEALQRELSLPFDTADALKRGQPADGVSYDDARPVLRAVTENVMLEIQKTFDFFKATAASEKIDRIVLSGGASRAESFTEMLTERFEAPVETFDPFRKVAFDAKKFKIDPSEIAPTVAVAVGLALRRVGDR
- the pilO gene encoding type 4a pilus biogenesis protein PilO translates to MDISLSKLPWYAQIGAFVVMAVLSVYGFYTYYVTEVSAEIAMKHSRLTNLRADINKGVATARRLGEFQSQVTDLERRLDALKNVLPEQKDVADTLRRIQALATQSNLTLLRFTPAPTKQQPLYLEVPYQLIADGSFHNLALFFDRVAKFQRIINVGDISISAKPVQASNSTITATLTATTFVLQESAGRGGRGGPPPAR
- the rpsI gene encoding 30S ribosomal protein S9, encoding MQYYGTGRRKTSTARVFLRPGSGVVTINRRPLDQAFPTEALRTQIRRPLAITETTDKFDILATIAGGGLSGQAGALRLGIARALVEYNLELRPQLKKEGFLTRDARIKERKKYGQKGARKRFQFSKR
- a CDS encoding tetratricopeptide repeat protein produces the protein MRRRVQADPASIAFAALAEEYRRTGRFDEAIETCRTGLQRHPAYLSARVTLGRALIEMGALEAAREELETVLRSAPENLAAIRGLAQIHDRLGQSAEMHPDLHALAQEPIRLAAESRARQAEAPPPVPAPAPAAEPIDMLSAALKLPAPPPIAFEAATIAFEAPVVVRTDPAAADSAPEQEPEPGPLPGARAAADPPSVPLEAAVFADRDVAPDGPDPYVAAMLVRLERFLGAIESARHA